In the genome of Natronorubrum daqingense, the window CCGTGATCGTGAACCTGCGTGGGCTCGTACACCAGATTGTCGACCGCGTCGGATAGCTGGGTGTCGGGGGACATTTCGCTCCGAATGACGGTTTCGACCGACAAAAAAGTGCCCTCGGAGGCGTGCCTCTCCGTCTCGATTGATGCCGGCGAACGCGGGGTGAAACGAATACAGCTAAGAGCGATCATAATGACACCCCACCAAATGGTACACCTCGGTCAAATCCGCGTCCATCCGATCAAATCACTCGACGCAGTGTCGATAGACGGGTGTGACATCGCCGACGGCGGCGGACTCGAGTGGGATCGTCGGTACGCAATCGTCGAACGAACGAGCGCCCCCGGCTCGGAGACGGACGCCGTTGGCCAGTACGTCAACGGCAAGCGCGAACGGCGAACGCACGAACTCGAGACCACGTACGATCTCGAGCGAGAGACGGTGACGATCCGCGAACGAGGCGCCGAGGAGACGAACACGTTCCACCTCGAACTCGATCGCGACTGTTTCGCCTCCTGGCTCTCCTCGTACTTCGGCTACCCGGTCGAAGTCGTTCGAGACGACGAGGGCGGCTTTCCGGACGACACCGATGCCGCCGGCCCGACGGTCATCAGTACGGGCACGCTCGAGGCGGTCGCCTCGTGGTACGATGAGATCGAGACGGAAGAGATGTGCCGGCGACTCCGTCCGAACCTCGTCCTCGAGGCACCCGCCTTCTGGGAGGATCGGCTCTACGAACGACCGGGCCAGGTCGTTCCGTTCGAGATTGGCGGCGTCGAACTGCAGGGCGTCAACCCGTGCCAGCGGTGTGTCGTTCCGACACGAGATCCCGACACGGGTGAGCAAACGGAGGGCTTCCAGGAGACGTTCGTCGAACGCAGAGAAGCGACGCTTCCCGAGTGGGCCAGCGAAGCGTGGTTCGATCACTACTTCCGGTTGATGGTCAATACGACCGTGCCGGACTCGTCGTGGGGCGATTCGCTCGCGGTCACGGACCCCGTCAGCGTCGACGACGTGCTCGTCGATGCGAACCCGGCCCAGTAGCGTCGGAAACGATCTCCATCTTGGCCGACCGTCACTCGCCCTCGAGGAGCCATCGATACCGCGGATGGATCCACGACCACTCCTGACTGACGATCCAGTCACGAAGCTGTGCCCGATCGACGATTCCCGGCACCGTGTCGACCAGCTTCGACGGCGATTCGCCCGCGACCGGTTTGTAGGCGATCGAGCGCGTCG includes:
- a CDS encoding MOSC domain-containing protein, whose amino-acid sequence is MVHLGQIRVHPIKSLDAVSIDGCDIADGGGLEWDRRYAIVERTSAPGSETDAVGQYVNGKRERRTHELETTYDLERETVTIRERGAEETNTFHLELDRDCFASWLSSYFGYPVEVVRDDEGGFPDDTDAAGPTVISTGTLEAVASWYDEIETEEMCRRLRPNLVLEAPAFWEDRLYERPGQVVPFEIGGVELQGVNPCQRCVVPTRDPDTGEQTEGFQETFVERREATLPEWASEAWFDHYFRLMVNTTVPDSSWGDSLAVTDPVSVDDVLVDANPAQ